The following proteins are co-located in the Pseudarthrobacter siccitolerans genome:
- a CDS encoding thermonuclease family protein: protein MKNLIVASLATAALIAGSISVGAAANADSGTVVRVVDGDTLIVSINNGDHTIRLLNVDTPETKDPNQPVECLGPQASKYLEETLPKGTQVRLEFDVERHDKYGRTLAGVFAPDGSLVNAEIAREGLGIPVQFGENRKFLPPVQAAYEEARTAQAGLFSDEIECTLPAKLAETTKALEEAAGTAPATTSAAASTAASVLVTKLAAAKSLRAIFSATKDANRAIYWAGLSVAATTAGLAVLDNKIATGEQKRDEFKSQQSTLAAAEKKAEEERLAAEARAAAEKKAAEEREAAEKKAADEAAAAAKTAAEEAARQAAAEAERLRRLPAPAPYVAPAPRPYVPPAPAPYVPPAPSKYTGPRCYAPGGKTWSPC, encoded by the coding sequence ATGAAAAACCTGATTGTGGCTTCGCTCGCCACGGCCGCACTGATTGCGGGATCCATATCAGTAGGTGCAGCTGCAAACGCAGATTCCGGAACGGTGGTGCGGGTAGTCGACGGTGACACTCTAATCGTCTCCATCAACAATGGTGATCACACCATTCGACTTCTGAATGTGGACACGCCTGAAACAAAGGACCCCAATCAGCCGGTGGAATGCCTTGGCCCGCAAGCCTCGAAGTACTTGGAAGAGACGCTTCCGAAAGGCACTCAAGTAAGGCTGGAATTTGATGTCGAACGGCACGACAAATACGGCCGCACGCTGGCCGGGGTTTTTGCTCCGGACGGTTCTCTCGTGAATGCCGAGATTGCAAGGGAAGGGCTGGGGATACCGGTGCAGTTCGGCGAAAACCGCAAGTTCCTTCCCCCCGTGCAGGCAGCCTATGAGGAAGCCCGGACCGCGCAGGCCGGCCTGTTCTCTGATGAGATCGAGTGCACGCTGCCCGCGAAGCTGGCAGAGACAACCAAAGCACTGGAAGAAGCAGCCGGAACTGCGCCGGCAACAACGTCGGCGGCCGCAAGCACGGCGGCGTCGGTACTGGTCACGAAGCTGGCCGCCGCCAAATCCCTCAGAGCCATCTTTAGCGCAACCAAGGACGCCAACAGGGCGATCTACTGGGCTGGGCTTTCCGTTGCTGCCACCACGGCCGGCCTCGCCGTTCTCGATAACAAGATCGCCACGGGGGAGCAGAAGAGGGACGAATTCAAGTCACAGCAGTCGACGTTGGCGGCAGCTGAAAAGAAGGCTGAAGAAGAACGGCTGGCAGCAGAAGCCCGCGCCGCCGCAGAAAAGAAGGCCGCTGAGGAACGCGAAGCCGCTGAGAAGAAGGCGGCCGATGAAGCAGCAGCCGCCGCAAAGACCGCTGCAGAGGAAGCCGCCCGCCAGGCCGCGGCAGAAGCAGAGCGGCTTCGGAGACTGCCCGCACCTGCGCCTTACGTGGCCCCGGCTCCCCGGCCATATGTTCCGCCCGCACCGGCGCCCTATGTACCACCGGCACCCTCCAAATACACAGGGCCTCGGTGTTATGCACCGGGCGGGAAGACCTGGAGCCCCTGCTAA
- a CDS encoding DedA family protein, which produces MTAFVDGLLNVSPLVAYIAVFCLVFAEDALFVGFVIPGETAAVLGGVVASRGEVQLAAMMIVAVLAAVLGDTVGYEVGKHLGSRFSRSRALSRHQKQMTKAEDFLQRKGGWAVFLGRFIAFFRAVMPALAGTSRMPYRRFLVFNAAGALVWGAGFVLLGYLAGNSYEAVAKAAGRDIAVVIAVLAVAGLIAWHFGSRRQRQRAARQPER; this is translated from the coding sequence ATGACGGCCTTCGTCGACGGCCTCCTGAACGTCAGCCCGCTGGTGGCCTACATCGCCGTCTTCTGCTTGGTCTTCGCCGAAGACGCGTTGTTTGTCGGCTTCGTCATTCCCGGTGAGACGGCGGCCGTGCTGGGCGGGGTGGTGGCCAGCCGCGGTGAAGTGCAGCTGGCTGCCATGATGATCGTTGCGGTGCTGGCCGCGGTCCTGGGCGACACAGTGGGCTACGAGGTGGGCAAGCATTTGGGTTCCCGGTTCTCCAGGTCCCGGGCACTATCCAGGCACCAGAAGCAGATGACGAAGGCCGAAGACTTCCTGCAGCGCAAGGGCGGCTGGGCGGTCTTCCTGGGCCGTTTCATCGCCTTCTTCCGGGCAGTGATGCCCGCCCTGGCCGGCACGTCCCGGATGCCCTACAGACGATTCCTGGTTTTCAATGCGGCGGGAGCCCTTGTCTGGGGCGCTGGCTTTGTCCTCCTCGGGTACCTCGCGGGCAACTCCTACGAGGCAGTGGCGAAGGCAGCCGGCCGGGACATCGCCGTCGTGATCGCCGTGCTGGCCGTGGCCGGGCTCATAGCCTGGCACTTCGGTTCCCGGCGGCAGCGCCAGCGCGCAGCCCGCCAGCCGGAGAGGTAG
- a CDS encoding FadR/GntR family transcriptional regulator, translated as MNLSDSRTAGQPAALPLARLSAAEAVFNAIRQDIESGRLGVGSKLNSEATLSQQYAVSRSVIREALRSCTALGLTVTKTGKGTFVVANKVANDLTLGQYSARDLTEARPHIEVPAAGMAAERRSKEELETLRHIVAAMATETDPESWVALDSSFHAAIARASGNKVFASVVADIRGALAHQSETLNMVADRKHASDVEHQEILSAIEAGSAEIARDAMARHLQAVGLALDSILNN; from the coding sequence GTGAACCTGTCAGACAGCCGGACAGCAGGACAGCCTGCGGCCCTTCCGCTCGCACGGCTTAGTGCTGCCGAAGCGGTGTTCAACGCCATCCGCCAAGACATCGAGTCCGGCCGGCTGGGAGTGGGCAGCAAGCTCAACTCGGAAGCAACTCTTTCCCAGCAATATGCAGTTAGCCGCTCGGTGATCCGGGAAGCACTCCGCTCCTGTACCGCGCTGGGCCTCACGGTAACCAAAACGGGCAAGGGCACATTCGTGGTCGCCAACAAAGTGGCCAACGATCTCACCCTGGGCCAATACTCGGCCCGGGACCTGACCGAAGCACGCCCACATATCGAGGTTCCCGCAGCCGGGATGGCCGCGGAGCGCCGCAGCAAAGAGGAGCTTGAAACCCTCCGCCACATTGTTGCTGCCATGGCCACCGAAACCGATCCGGAATCCTGGGTAGCCCTGGACTCGAGCTTCCACGCCGCCATTGCCCGCGCAAGCGGCAACAAAGTATTCGCCAGCGTGGTGGCGGACATTCGCGGTGCCCTGGCCCACCAGTCCGAAACGCTGAACATGGTGGCGGACCGGAAGCACGCCTCAGACGTGGAACACCAGGAAATCTTGTCCGCCATCGAGGCTGGCTCTGCCGAAATAGCGCGTGACGCCATGGCCCGGCACCTGCAGGCCGTGGGCCTTGCCCTCGACTCCATCCTTAACAACTAA
- a CDS encoding asparaginase: MPSPVFSAARTAAPAELALPQHQPLVAAIRDGLVESVHYGSAIAVAANGAPLASAGDPLVPFYPRSSLKPLQAVAMVRAGLQLPADLLALAAASHSGAAEHREGALRILELHGLSVSDFENSTDLPYGVNEREEWLRNGGGPTQLTQNCSGKHAAMAATCVINGWPVEGYLDPSHPLQRLVAETVRELTGEEPFALSTDGCGTPLFALTLRGMARAFGRIAFAAADSLAINDDGGQAAQSAEAAVGLAMQRHPEMVAGEGRDVTELMRLLPGSVAKDGFEGVQVVGLADGSAVAVKISDGGDRARMPATVTLLGASGVDTAPLAAIATAPVLGGGHQVGLLQATDFLNQPSAPVNEAL; this comes from the coding sequence ATGCCCTCCCCTGTGTTTTCCGCTGCCCGCACTGCTGCCCCGGCAGAACTGGCCCTGCCGCAGCACCAGCCCCTGGTCGCCGCAATTCGTGACGGTCTGGTGGAAAGTGTGCACTACGGTTCGGCGATTGCCGTTGCGGCTAACGGAGCACCTCTGGCGTCTGCGGGCGATCCCCTCGTGCCGTTTTATCCCCGGTCCTCTCTCAAGCCGCTCCAGGCCGTGGCCATGGTCCGCGCCGGGCTCCAGCTGCCGGCCGATCTCCTTGCCTTGGCCGCGGCAAGCCACTCCGGCGCAGCGGAGCACCGCGAAGGGGCGCTCCGCATCCTCGAGCTGCACGGATTGAGCGTCAGCGACTTCGAGAACAGCACCGACCTCCCCTACGGCGTGAACGAGCGCGAAGAATGGCTGCGCAACGGCGGCGGACCCACCCAGCTCACCCAGAACTGCTCCGGAAAGCACGCCGCCATGGCCGCCACCTGCGTCATCAACGGCTGGCCGGTAGAGGGCTACCTGGATCCCTCCCACCCCCTGCAGCGGCTTGTAGCCGAAACGGTCAGGGAGCTGACCGGTGAGGAGCCCTTCGCCCTCAGCACCGACGGCTGCGGTACACCACTGTTCGCCCTGACGCTCCGCGGCATGGCCCGCGCGTTCGGACGCATCGCGTTCGCTGCGGCAGACTCCCTGGCAATAAACGACGACGGCGGGCAGGCTGCCCAGAGTGCGGAAGCCGCCGTCGGACTCGCCATGCAGCGGCATCCGGAGATGGTAGCCGGGGAAGGCCGCGACGTCACCGAGCTGATGCGCCTGCTGCCGGGTTCGGTGGCGAAGGACGGCTTTGAAGGCGTACAGGTGGTGGGCCTGGCGGATGGCAGCGCCGTCGCCGTGAAGATTTCCGACGGCGGCGACCGCGCCCGCATGCCCGCCACCGTGACCCTGCTCGGGGCGAGCGGCGTGGACACCGCGCCGCTCGCCGCCATCGCAACCGCCCCGGTCCTCGGTGGGGGCCACCAGGTGGGCCTGCTGCAGGCCACCGACTTTTTGAACCAACCGTCCGCACCCGTCAACGAAGCCCTGTAA
- a CDS encoding aspartate ammonia-lyase has protein sequence MTAIDTAGNPAQPAAPTRTRSEHDLLGDRDVPASAYWGVHTLRAVENFPITGQKLSSNMHLVRGLAAVKLAAARTNRELGLLDPERADAIEQACQDILAGELADQFVVDVIQGGAGTSSNMNANEVIANRALEILGHPKGNYARLHPNDHVNLSQSTNDVYPTAVKLGTIFAARELLDALAELEEACASKALEFRTVVKMGRTQLQDAVPMTLGQEFGTYAITIGEDRLRLAEAELLIHEINLGATAIGTGLNAPAGYAETACRHLAEITGLPLVTAVDLIEATQDVGAFVHLSGVLKRVAVKLSKICNDLRLLSSGPRAGFGEINLPAVQSGSSIMPGKINPVIPEVVSQVAYEVVGNDVTITMAAEAGQLQLNAFEPVIVHSLHKSISHLEAACRTLTARCIRGITANTAHLRRTVEQSIGLVTALNPHLGYATATAIAQEALATGKGVAELVLEHGLLTDTQLQELLSPERLANLSK, from the coding sequence ATGACTGCCATCGACACCGCCGGGAACCCAGCACAACCGGCTGCACCCACACGGACCCGGTCCGAACACGATCTCCTCGGGGACCGGGACGTCCCCGCCAGCGCTTACTGGGGCGTGCACACGCTCCGGGCGGTGGAGAACTTCCCCATCACCGGCCAGAAACTGTCCTCGAACATGCACCTGGTCCGTGGCCTGGCAGCGGTCAAGCTCGCCGCAGCCCGCACCAACCGCGAACTCGGACTGCTGGACCCCGAACGCGCCGACGCCATCGAGCAGGCCTGCCAGGACATCCTGGCCGGCGAACTCGCCGACCAGTTCGTGGTGGACGTCATCCAAGGCGGTGCCGGGACGTCGTCGAACATGAACGCCAATGAGGTCATCGCCAACCGCGCCCTCGAAATCCTCGGCCACCCCAAGGGCAACTACGCCCGGCTCCACCCCAACGACCACGTGAACCTCTCCCAGTCCACCAACGATGTGTACCCCACCGCCGTGAAGCTGGGCACCATCTTCGCCGCCCGGGAACTGCTGGACGCACTGGCCGAACTCGAGGAAGCCTGCGCCTCCAAGGCGCTGGAATTCCGCACGGTGGTCAAAATGGGCCGCACCCAGCTGCAGGACGCCGTGCCCATGACCTTGGGACAGGAATTCGGCACCTACGCCATCACCATCGGCGAGGACCGGCTCCGCCTCGCCGAAGCCGAACTGCTGATCCACGAGATCAACCTCGGCGCCACCGCCATCGGCACCGGCCTCAACGCCCCGGCAGGCTACGCCGAAACCGCGTGCCGGCACCTGGCCGAAATCACCGGACTTCCGCTGGTCACCGCCGTCGACCTCATCGAGGCCACCCAGGACGTGGGCGCCTTCGTGCATCTCTCCGGAGTGCTCAAACGCGTCGCCGTCAAGCTCTCCAAAATCTGCAACGACCTCCGCCTGCTCTCCTCCGGCCCCCGCGCCGGCTTCGGCGAAATCAACCTGCCGGCGGTCCAGTCCGGCTCCTCCATCATGCCCGGCAAGATCAACCCGGTGATCCCGGAAGTGGTCTCCCAGGTGGCCTACGAGGTAGTCGGCAACGACGTCACCATCACCATGGCCGCCGAAGCCGGGCAGCTACAGCTCAACGCCTTCGAACCCGTCATCGTCCACAGCCTCCACAAGAGCATCTCCCACCTGGAAGCAGCCTGCCGCACCCTCACGGCACGCTGCATTCGGGGCATCACCGCCAACACCGCGCACCTCCGCCGCACGGTGGAGCAGTCCATCGGCCTGGTCACCGCCCTGAATCCCCACCTGGGCTACGCCACCGCCACCGCCATCGCGCAGGAAGCACTCGCCACCGGCAAGGGCGTCGCCGAACTCGTCCTCGAACACGGACTCCTCACGGACACCCAGCTCCAGGAACTCCTCAGCCCCGAACGCCTCGCCAACCTCAGCAAGTAG
- a CDS encoding amino acid permease, whose protein sequence is MTNSPIPDHLIDGGHAHASETSLHAEDKGYHKNLKPRQIQMIAIGGAIGTGLFLGAGGRLNAAGPSLVIAYAVCGFFAFLILRALGELVLHRPSSGSFVSYAREFFGEKAAFVSGWFYWINWATTTIVDITAAALYMHFFGNYIPWMADVPQWAWALTALVVVLALNLVSVKVFGEMEFWFALIKVAALVIFLIAGTYFVIFGTPVDGQQVGLSLLSDNGGIFPNGLLPMIILMQGVLFAYASIELVGTAAGETENPEKIMPKAINSVVFRIAVFYVGSVILLALLLPYTSYVKGVSPFVTFFGSIGIQGVDVIMNLVVLTAALSSLNAGLYSTGRILRSMSVNGSAPKFASRMNKAGVPYGGIAITAGVSLLGVPLNYLVPAEAFEIVLNVASVGIIMTWATIVLCQIQLKRWADKGWLARPSFRMFGAPYTGYLSLLFLAGVLIMVFIESPLTMLVTAIASVLMVFGWFACRKRIHEIAETREGHTGLSPVVANPPAATFKK, encoded by the coding sequence ATGACAAACTCCCCCATACCCGACCACCTCATTGACGGCGGGCACGCGCACGCGTCCGAGACTTCCCTGCACGCGGAGGACAAGGGCTACCACAAGAACCTCAAGCCCCGGCAGATCCAGATGATCGCGATCGGCGGCGCGATCGGCACCGGCCTGTTCCTGGGCGCCGGCGGCCGGCTCAACGCCGCCGGACCGTCCCTGGTCATCGCCTACGCCGTCTGCGGATTCTTCGCGTTCCTGATCCTCCGCGCCCTGGGCGAACTCGTCCTCCACCGCCCCTCCTCAGGCTCCTTCGTCTCCTACGCCCGGGAATTCTTCGGCGAAAAAGCCGCGTTCGTCTCCGGCTGGTTCTACTGGATCAACTGGGCCACCACCACCATCGTGGACATCACCGCCGCCGCCCTCTACATGCACTTCTTCGGCAACTACATCCCCTGGATGGCCGACGTCCCGCAGTGGGCCTGGGCCCTGACCGCTCTCGTCGTCGTCCTCGCCCTGAACCTCGTCTCCGTCAAGGTCTTCGGCGAAATGGAATTCTGGTTCGCCCTGATCAAGGTCGCCGCCCTGGTCATCTTCCTCATCGCCGGCACCTACTTCGTCATCTTCGGCACCCCCGTGGACGGCCAACAAGTCGGCCTGAGCCTGCTCTCGGACAACGGCGGGATCTTCCCCAACGGCCTGCTGCCCATGATTATCCTCATGCAGGGCGTCCTGTTCGCCTACGCCTCCATCGAACTGGTCGGCACCGCCGCCGGCGAGACCGAGAACCCCGAAAAGATCATGCCCAAAGCCATCAACTCCGTGGTCTTCCGCATCGCCGTGTTCTACGTCGGCTCCGTCATCCTCCTGGCCCTGCTCCTGCCCTACACCTCCTACGTCAAAGGCGTCAGCCCCTTCGTGACGTTCTTCGGCTCCATCGGCATCCAGGGCGTGGACGTCATCATGAACCTCGTCGTCCTCACCGCCGCCCTGTCCTCGCTGAACGCCGGGCTCTACTCCACCGGCCGGATCCTGCGCTCCATGTCCGTCAACGGCTCCGCCCCCAAGTTCGCCTCCCGCATGAACAAAGCCGGCGTCCCCTACGGCGGGATCGCCATCACCGCCGGCGTGTCCCTCCTGGGCGTCCCGCTGAACTACCTCGTCCCGGCCGAGGCCTTCGAAATCGTCCTCAACGTCGCCTCCGTCGGCATCATCATGACCTGGGCCACCATCGTCCTGTGCCAAATCCAGCTCAAACGCTGGGCCGACAAAGGCTGGCTGGCCCGCCCCTCCTTCCGGATGTTCGGCGCCCCCTACACCGGCTACCTCTCCCTGCTCTTCCTGGCGGGCGTGCTGATCATGGTGTTCATCGAATCCCCGCTCACCATGCTCGTCACCGCCATCGCCTCCGTCCTCATGGTGTTCGGCTGGTTCGCCTGCCGCAAACGCATCCACGAAATCGCCGAAACCCGCGAAGGCCACACCGGCCTCTCCCCGGTGGTCGCGAATCCGCCAGCTGCGACATTCAAGAAGTAA
- the ggt gene encoding gamma-glutamyltransferase, translating into MPILGRRAAAITAALAMSVTTGAIISPASAHSGAAEEIKKTPTAMGYGGAVSTVDLDASAAAIEVLREGGNAVDAAVAAAATLGVTEPYSAGIGGGGYFVFYDAREGKVRTIDGRETAPAAMPRDAFIKPGTKEAFEFKKQATSGISVGVPGTAATWERALKRWGSLSLGDVLEPAIDVATDGFAVDETFRKQTLENKDRFLPFEATRKLFLPGPDNDAPAVGSTFKNEDLAQTYRLLAREGMDAFYEDELAEEIVSTVRNAPSSLDPMVPVPGPAGVMKAEDLNDYKVLDRDPTHVDYRGYDVYGMAPSSSGGTTVGEALNILETFDLPGLVKGDGNASNQSAVLHHYLEASALAFADRGKYVGDPAFVDVPTKALLDPVFGKERACEIDPLHAATKPVAAGDVVDYDGACDVEPGAHEDEKDSENINTTNLTVSDKWGNVVEYTLTIEQTGGSGIVVPGRGFILNNELTDFSPVFNETDPNRIQPGKRPRSSMSPTIVLKDDQPVLALGSPGGASIITTVLQTLINRIDLGMSIEDALAAPRASQRNTAQVSAEQAFIDSPSGKVLSARYGHSFTTPGALGTSAAEIGAATAIEFSRDGKSVTAVAEPVRRGGGSAMVVTRSH; encoded by the coding sequence ATGCCAATTCTGGGACGCCGGGCCGCCGCCATAACGGCTGCGCTGGCAATGAGCGTGACCACCGGAGCCATCATCAGCCCCGCCTCTGCACATTCCGGGGCTGCCGAGGAGATCAAAAAGACTCCTACGGCCATGGGCTACGGCGGTGCCGTCAGCACGGTGGATCTTGACGCATCTGCCGCAGCCATCGAAGTCCTACGCGAAGGCGGTAACGCCGTCGATGCAGCCGTCGCCGCGGCAGCCACCCTTGGCGTCACAGAGCCGTATTCCGCCGGCATCGGCGGGGGCGGCTACTTTGTGTTTTATGACGCCCGGGAGGGCAAAGTCAGAACCATCGACGGCCGGGAGACTGCCCCGGCGGCGATGCCGAGGGACGCGTTCATAAAGCCCGGCACCAAAGAGGCATTTGAGTTCAAGAAGCAGGCGACCAGCGGCATTTCCGTGGGGGTTCCCGGTACTGCTGCTACGTGGGAGCGGGCATTGAAGCGCTGGGGGAGCCTAAGCCTTGGCGACGTCCTGGAGCCCGCCATTGACGTGGCAACGGACGGGTTTGCGGTGGACGAGACATTCCGCAAGCAGACCCTCGAAAACAAGGATCGTTTCCTTCCGTTCGAAGCAACCAGAAAGCTCTTCCTGCCGGGACCGGACAACGATGCGCCCGCCGTGGGATCAACCTTCAAGAACGAAGATCTGGCTCAGACATACCGTCTCCTTGCGCGGGAGGGAATGGATGCCTTCTACGAGGACGAGCTGGCAGAAGAGATCGTTTCCACCGTCCGGAACGCGCCGTCTTCTCTGGATCCTATGGTTCCGGTTCCTGGGCCAGCTGGCGTCATGAAGGCCGAGGACCTCAATGACTACAAGGTCTTGGACCGCGATCCCACCCACGTGGACTACCGCGGCTACGACGTCTACGGCATGGCCCCGTCCAGCAGCGGTGGCACCACCGTGGGCGAGGCACTGAACATCCTGGAGACGTTCGATCTGCCGGGCCTGGTGAAAGGCGATGGCAATGCGAGCAACCAATCTGCTGTGCTGCACCACTACCTGGAAGCAAGCGCCCTGGCATTCGCGGACCGGGGCAAGTATGTGGGTGACCCCGCTTTTGTCGACGTCCCCACGAAGGCGCTCCTCGACCCCGTATTCGGGAAGGAGCGGGCCTGCGAGATCGACCCGCTGCACGCGGCGACGAAGCCGGTGGCGGCCGGAGACGTGGTGGACTACGACGGCGCCTGCGACGTTGAGCCTGGTGCCCACGAGGACGAAAAGGACAGCGAGAATATCAACACCACCAACCTCACAGTCTCCGACAAATGGGGCAACGTGGTGGAGTACACCCTCACCATCGAGCAGACTGGCGGGTCCGGCATTGTGGTTCCCGGCCGCGGGTTCATCCTGAACAACGAACTCACCGACTTCTCGCCGGTGTTCAACGAAACGGACCCGAACCGCATACAGCCGGGCAAACGCCCGCGTTCGTCCATGTCGCCCACTATCGTGCTCAAGGATGACCAGCCGGTCCTGGCGCTTGGGTCCCCTGGCGGAGCCTCGATTATCACCACGGTTCTCCAGACATTGATTAACCGGATCGACCTCGGCATGAGCATCGAGGACGCCCTGGCCGCCCCCCGCGCCTCCCAGCGCAACACGGCCCAAGTTTCGGCCGAACAGGCATTCATCGACTCGCCATCGGGGAAGGTCTTGTCGGCCCGGTACGGGCATAGCTTTACTACACCGGGTGCCCTTGGAACATCCGCGGCGGAGATCGGTGCCGCGACAGCCATCGAGTTCAGCCGCGACGGTAAATCCGTGACTGCCGTAGCTGAACCCGTACGGCGAGGCGGTGGCTCGGCGATGGTGGTGACACGATCACACTGA
- a CDS encoding ATP-binding protein, which yields MTNWRIRDFHSSDLDGILHLWETLKAHNVEPVYALSEVLASCEKDHAVVAVQGDQVVGAAVGRAAHDQGWIVFLATLPEYRGRGIGTSLLAAVENRMAPHGLNKLSALMPESETRVEAFLGRGFALKKNLRYFERTIPVQRQELGALGQLGGRVLARDLWENVAGMRKEKELLERRLVLPLAEADLADEFGVVPPRAVVLFGPPGTGKTTFAKAIASRLEWPFVEVFPSRLAADPQGLAGALRETFLEIAELEHAVVFIDEVEEIASQRSGEPPSPLQGVTNELLKIIPAFREQPGRLLVCATNFIRALDTAFLRHGRFDYVIPIGLPDRQAREAMWQRFIPAPVVDAVDVELLVERTEGFSPADIEYAARSASQRALEKAVYDDGGLASGGTVSVREAVRKGPSTQDYLDAIAETRTTVSAEVHQEFLEDIDALGRV from the coding sequence ATGACCAACTGGCGGATCAGGGACTTCCACTCATCGGACCTGGACGGGATCCTGCACCTCTGGGAAACCCTCAAGGCCCACAACGTCGAGCCGGTTTATGCCCTCTCCGAGGTCCTCGCATCCTGCGAGAAGGACCACGCCGTCGTGGCGGTGCAGGGCGACCAGGTGGTGGGCGCCGCCGTCGGACGCGCCGCGCACGACCAGGGCTGGATCGTTTTCCTGGCCACCCTGCCCGAATACCGCGGCCGGGGCATCGGCACGTCGCTGCTGGCCGCCGTCGAAAACCGCATGGCCCCGCATGGGCTGAACAAGCTCTCGGCACTGATGCCCGAATCCGAAACCCGGGTGGAAGCTTTCCTGGGCCGAGGCTTCGCCCTCAAGAAGAACCTGCGTTATTTCGAACGGACCATCCCGGTCCAGCGGCAGGAACTCGGCGCACTCGGCCAGCTCGGCGGGCGCGTCCTGGCCCGCGACCTGTGGGAAAACGTGGCCGGCATGCGCAAGGAAAAGGAATTGCTCGAACGCCGGCTCGTCCTTCCCCTCGCAGAGGCGGACCTTGCGGACGAATTCGGTGTAGTGCCGCCGCGCGCCGTCGTGCTCTTTGGCCCTCCGGGCACCGGGAAGACCACTTTCGCCAAAGCCATCGCCTCCCGGCTGGAATGGCCGTTCGTCGAAGTCTTCCCCTCCCGTCTCGCCGCCGATCCCCAAGGCCTGGCGGGGGCGCTGCGTGAGACGTTCCTGGAAATCGCCGAGCTGGAGCACGCAGTGGTGTTCATCGACGAGGTGGAGGAGATCGCCTCCCAGCGCTCCGGCGAACCACCGTCGCCGCTCCAGGGCGTCACCAACGAACTCCTCAAGATCATCCCGGCGTTCCGCGAACAGCCGGGCCGCCTGCTGGTGTGCGCCACCAACTTCATCCGCGCCCTGGACACCGCCTTCCTGCGCCACGGCCGCTTTGACTACGTCATCCCCATCGGACTGCCGGACCGGCAGGCCCGCGAAGCCATGTGGCAGCGCTTCATCCCTGCCCCCGTGGTGGATGCCGTGGACGTGGAGCTGCTCGTGGAACGCACCGAGGGATTCTCGCCCGCGGACATCGAGTACGCCGCCCGGAGCGCCTCCCAGCGGGCGCTGGAAAAAGCTGTGTACGACGACGGCGGGCTGGCCTCCGGCGGCACAGTTTCCGTCCGGGAGGCGGTACGGAAGGGGCCCTCCACGCAGGACTACCTCGACGCCATCGCCGAAACCCGGACCACCGTCAGCGCAGAAGTCCACCAGGAGTTCCTGGAGGACATCGACGCGTTGGGCCGCGTGTAA